In Phragmites australis chromosome 17, lpPhrAust1.1, whole genome shotgun sequence, the following are encoded in one genomic region:
- the LOC133897829 gene encoding hydroquinone glucosyltransferase-like encodes MAEVHAPHVVVLTSPGAGHVGPVAELATRLAAHHGFTTTIVTYSNLSSPTHSSALASLPPRLSTTALPEVSLDDLPADAHIVTRILTVVRRTLPHLRALLRSLLDAPAGVTVFLTDMLCPAALAVAQELGVPHYVFFTSNLMSLVTLLYTPELARTTTCECRDLPEPVVLPGCLPLHGADLVEPVQDRSNPVYPLVIDLGLDYLQADGFIVNTFDAMEHETLETFKELSDKGVYPPAYAVGPFVRSFSDEAAKHHCMRWLDGQPDGSVLYVCFGSGGTLSTVQTAEMAAGLEASGQRFLWVVRFPNDKDSSASYFGTTTHGDDPLSYLPEGFTERTRDAGLAVPQWAPQVEILDHCAVGGFLSHCGWNSALEAVAAGVPLLAWPLFAEQRMNAVKLSSEHVGLALRVRAREDGVVPREGVAAMARELMVGEKGAAARKKARELRAEAQKASVPGGPAHQMLAAVANTWKCAAGPAVGDGGV; translated from the coding sequence ATGGCAGAGGTGCATGCCCCGCACGTCGTCGTGCTCACCAGCCCCGGCGCAGGGCACGTCGGCCCGGTGGCCGAGCTCGCCACGCGCCTCGCCGCGCACCACGGCTTCACCACCACGATCGTCACCTACAGCAACCTCTCCTCGCCAACGCACTCCTCCGCTCTCGCCTCCCTCCCGCCACGTCTCTCCACCACCGCGCTCCCCGAGGTGTCCCTCGACGACCTCCCCGCCGATGCGCACATCGTGACGCGCATCCTAACTGTCGTGAGACGCACGCTGCCGCACCTCCGCGCGCTGCTCCGCTCCCTCCTCGACGCCCCCGCCGGTGTCACAGTCTTCTTGACCGACATGCTCTGCCCTGCGGCGCTCGCCGTTGCCCAAGAGCTCGGCGTGCCGCATTACGTCTTCTTCACCTCGAACCTCATGTCGCTGGTCACGCTGCTTTACACACCGGAGCTCGCCAGGACAACCACCTGCGAGTGCCGCGACCTCCCGGAGCCCGTCGTCCTCCCGGGGTGCCTGCCGCTGCATGGAGCCGACCTCGTAGAGCCCGTCCAGGACCGCTCCAACCCAGTGTATCCCCTCGTGATCGACCTGGGCCTCGACTACCTTCAAGCCGACGGTTTCATCGTCAACACCTTCGACGCCATGGAGCACGAGACTCTGGAGACGTTCAAAGAGCTTTCCGACAAGGGTGTGTACCCTCCGGCCTACGCGGTGGGCCCGTTCGTCCGGTCGTTCTCCGACGAAGCGGCCAAGCACCACTGCATGCGGTGGCTTGACGGGCAGCCGGACGGGTCAGTCTTATACGTGTGTttcggcagcggcggcaccctgtctaCCGTGCAGACCGCTGAGATGGCGGCCGGGCTGGAAGCCAGCGGGCAGAGGTTCCTGTGGGTCGTGCGGTTCCCCAACGACAAGGACAGCAGCGCAAGCTACTTTGGGACGACGACCCACGGCGACGACCCGCTGAGCTACCTGCCGGAGGGGTTCACCGAGAGGACCAGAGATGCCGGGCTCGCCGTGCCGCAGTGGGCGCCGCAGGTGGAGATCCTGGATCACTGCGCCGTGGGAGGGTTCCTATCTCATTGCGGGTGGAACTCCGCCCTGGAGGCGGTGGCCGCGGGCGTGCCGTTGCTGGCGTGGCCGCTGTTCGCCGAGCAGAGGATGAACGCGGTGAAGCTGTCGTCGGAGCACGTCGGGCTGGCTCTGCGGGTGAGGGCGCGGGAGGACGGAGTGGTGCCGCGGGAGGGGGTGGCCGCGATGGCGAGGGAGCTGATGGTGGGGGAGAAGGGCGCCGCGGCGCGGAAGAAGGCGCGCGAGCTGCGAGCGGAGGCGCAGAAGGCGTCGGTTCCGGGCGGACCTGCTCACCAGATGCTCGCAGCCGTCGCTAACACGTGGAAGTGTGCGGCTGGTCCGGCGGTTGGAGATGGTGGAGTGTGA
- the LOC133897436 gene encoding uncharacterized protein LOC133897436: MKKELVDLKSVWERVAKTHKVESILTSQLITIESQAQNQSMLPQLITIKSQTQNQSTPSVEPDIRTNDALVAREVVEPIEPEIASNEPETEHSPLSPIRDGDESEYESSDEAIYDIDFLFHDPGKRIPIKGYVVNERNSMIREYIALGPYQPRGHDFPIRNIGEEGSRYC; the protein is encoded by the exons ATGAAGAAGGAATTAGTTGATTTGAAATCTGTATGGGAAAGAGTTGCAAAGACACATAAGGTAGAGTCCATATTGACATCACAACTGATTACCATTGAGAGTCAAGCTCAGAATCAAAGTATGCTGCCACAGCTGATTACCATTAAGAGTCAAACTCAGAATCAAAGTACCCCTTCCGTTGAGCCTGACATAAGAACCAATGACGCTCTGGTAGCAAGGGAAGTGGTTGAACCAATAGAACCCGAGATAGCAAGCAATGAACCTGAGACAGAACATTCCCCTTTGTCCCCTATCAGAGATGGTGATGAATCAGAGTATGAATCAAGTGATGAAGCTATTTATGATATTGACTTTCTTTTTCATGATCCTGGAAAGAGGATTCCCATCAAAGGCTATGTTGTCAATGAACGAAATTCTATGATAAGGGAATATATTGCATTGGGGCCATATCAACCACGGGGTCATGATTTTCCTATAAGGAATATTGGAG AAGAGGGATCAAGATATTGTTAA